The Methanolacinia petrolearia DSM 11571 genome has a segment encoding these proteins:
- a CDS encoding HEPN domain-containing protein, whose protein sequence is MSEIEDCFRKKLLGKVPPSNKKAEKSLALAESYLEESRKTAAAGARKISINGAYMVWFHAARSVLFRDGVREKSHYCIEIYLEKYVKSGDLEGKWTTLFSRIRNQRHENQY, encoded by the coding sequence ATGTCGGAAATTGAAGACTGCTTCAGGAAAAAACTTCTGGGGAAGGTTCCCCCATCAAATAAAAAAGCGGAAAAATCTCTTGCCCTCGCAGAATCATACCTGGAAGAATCCAGAAAGACGGCCGCCGCCGGAGCCAGAAAAATAAGCATCAACGGTGCATATATGGTCTGGTTTCATGCCGCAAGATCAGTCCTCTTTCGCGACGGGGTCAGGGAAAAAAGTCACTATTGTATTGAAATCTATCTTGAAAAGTACGTGAAAAGCGGGGATCTCGAAGGAAAATGGACTACACTCTTCTCGCGAATCAGAAACCAACGGCATGAAAACCAGTACTGA
- a CDS encoding amino acid permease yields MTESKKSERQVLGLFTLSMIGVAAVLSLRNIPSVAEEGLGSIFYWILGAVIVFLPVAFVSAELATGWPQAGGLYIWVKEAFGDRWGFVTSWFYWIANVVWFPTILAFTAATIAYIFNPDLASNGFYTMSVILVVFWAFTIVNFFGMKVSGWVSTIGVILGTLIPGAILIIMGLWWVASGNPLEIALTGKSAIPDFSSINNVVFLVGVSLSYVGLELSSIHAREVKDPNRNYPKSIFIAVILILLIYIIATIAVAVVVPQSEISLVAGLMQAFEAFFKPFNMSWIVPLIATLTAIGAFALINTWVIGPAKAFMVTARNGDLPPVLQKVNGNYAPVSILILQAIVGSLLAFLFVLMPNVNASYWIITALTSQLYTIIYILMFAAAIRLRYSRPDVERPYKVPGGIVGLWIVAGIGLVGSLLILIVGFFPPSQIATGSLMFYEAFLFGGIILFTLIPFVIYHFRKPEWKPEKDIFLDED; encoded by the coding sequence ATGACCGAATCGAAAAAATCAGAGCGGCAGGTGCTGGGTCTGTTTACCCTGTCCATGATCGGAGTTGCCGCAGTATTGTCTCTTAGAAATATTCCTTCTGTTGCCGAGGAGGGTTTGGGCTCTATCTTCTACTGGATTCTCGGAGCAGTTATCGTCTTTCTTCCTGTGGCGTTTGTGTCGGCAGAACTTGCGACAGGGTGGCCGCAGGCCGGCGGTTTGTACATATGGGTGAAGGAAGCCTTCGGGGATCGCTGGGGATTTGTGACAAGCTGGTTCTACTGGATTGCCAATGTCGTGTGGTTCCCGACGATCCTTGCATTTACCGCCGCGACAATCGCGTATATCTTCAATCCCGACCTTGCCAGCAACGGTTTTTATACGATGTCCGTTATCCTGGTTGTATTCTGGGCGTTTACCATAGTCAACTTCTTCGGCATGAAGGTCTCGGGATGGGTCAGTACGATCGGTGTGATCCTCGGAACCCTGATCCCCGGCGCCATACTGATAATCATGGGCCTGTGGTGGGTGGCGTCAGGGAATCCTTTGGAGATTGCCCTTACCGGAAAGTCCGCAATTCCTGATTTCTCCAGCATAAACAACGTGGTCTTTCTGGTGGGGGTTTCCCTCTCATATGTGGGGTTGGAGCTCTCCTCGATCCACGCCAGGGAGGTGAAGGACCCCAACAGGAATTATCCGAAGTCTATCTTTATTGCAGTGATCCTGATCCTTCTGATCTACATTATCGCCACGATTGCAGTCGCTGTCGTGGTCCCGCAAAGCGAGATCAGCCTTGTCGCCGGCCTCATGCAGGCGTTCGAAGCCTTCTTTAAGCCGTTTAATATGTCGTGGATTGTTCCGCTCATCGCGACTCTCACCGCGATAGGTGCGTTTGCACTGATCAATACGTGGGTCATCGGTCCTGCGAAGGCGTTCATGGTGACCGCCCGGAACGGGGATCTCCCTCCCGTCCTGCAGAAGGTGAACGGGAATTACGCCCCTGTTTCGATACTTATTCTCCAGGCGATTGTTGGATCTCTCCTTGCGTTTCTCTTCGTGCTTATGCCGAACGTGAATGCGTCGTACTGGATCATAACGGCCCTTACGTCGCAGCTCTATACGATTATCTATATCCTTATGTTCGCGGCGGCGATCCGCCTCCGGTACTCCCGTCCCGACGTGGAGCGCCCGTATAAGGTTCCGGGCGGAATTGTCGGCCTCTGGATTGTAGCTGGGATCGGTCTGGTCGGTTCTCTGTTGATCCTGATCGTCGGTTTCTTCCCGCCGTCGCAGATCGCGACCGGAAGCCTGATGTTTTACGAGGCGTTCCTTTTCGGCGGTATTATTCTCTTTACGCTGATCCCCTTCGTCATATATCATTTCAGGAAACCTGAATGGAAGCCTGAAAAGGATATCTTCCTGGACGAAGACTAA